The nucleotide window TAAGTTTCAAATATAACTTCTGCCCGCTATGTAAAATAGCGGGTTTTTTTATACAGAAAACAAAAAAACGCTATCAAGTTCGATAGCGTTGTCATTAACTATTATTCATCTGTTCCATTTGCCTGCGCTGCATTTCAAGCAGTTCTTCTACTTGCAGCTCACGTTCACGTTCTTCTTCTGCCAATAAGCGTTCTTTTTCAGCCACTTCATATTTTCGGTAACCAATTCGCGCAATGACAATACTCAGTTCATATAAAACAAATAGTGGAATTGCAATAATAATGTTCGATACTAAATCAGGCGGTGCCAGCAATACCGAAATTACGATTAATACAAAATACGCATATTTCCGGAATTTCACCATAAGCTTCGGATTGATGATTCCGAGACGAGAAAGGAACAGTGTTACAACAGGTAATTGAAACAGCACCGCAAAGGGTACAATTAACTTAATTAGAAATGAGAAGAATTCATTAATACCGATTGTTTGCGTAATATTCAAATCATTGGATAAGTCCGTCATAAATCGCATTATAAATGGAAATAACACAAAATAGGCAAAGGCTATTCCCCCAATACACAGTACAAATGCATACGGAATATATTTCAATGTTGCCTTACGTTCAGCCTCATGCAAACCAGGTGTGATAAACGCCCATAGCTGGTAAAGCAATAATGGCGATACAATAACGGCAGCTACAATAAATGTAACTTGTAAATAAACGGTTAAAGGATCTGCCGGACTAAATGCGTTCATCGAAAAACTGGCAGCTAAATCACTGCGTTGAATGTATCGAATAAGTGGTTTCGCCGTATAGAAACCGATGAAAAGGGCCATCACGAAGAAAATCGCTACGAAAAACAGGCGTTTTCTAAGCTCTTCCATATGTTCAAGTACGGTTAATTCTCTTGAATTCATAGCAAGACATCCTTATTTTACTTTACTTCGTTTTTTTCGTTCTCTTTATGTTCAATCACTTTTTTCTTTGTATCGAAATCGTCGTCGTCATCCGTCAAGCCTTTCGTAGCACTACGGAATTCACGTAAAGTTGTCCCCATCGCACGACCTAATGATGGCAATTTTTTGGGTCCGAATATTAACAAAGCAATCAGTCCAATGATAATCAGGCTCACAGGTGTAATCGCATTTAGATGTACAATCACTATAGCCACCTCCTCTATTATTATGTATATTTTACATTAATTAACTAGAATTTGCTATTTATAGTATTGAACATTTTATTACTTACCTGAGTTTCGCACTAAATACGTAAGTGCCTGTAATTCTACCGATAGATCAATGTTCATCACTTTAATCGTGTCTGGAACAGATAATCGTACTGGTGTGAAATTTAATATACCTTTTGCATTTATTTTAACGAGTCGGTCTGTCATCATTTGTGCTGAGCGGGATGAAACAGTCAGTATCGCCAGCTCCGCGCCAAATTCCTCATACATTTCCTCCAGTCGATCTGGATGGAATACAGGAATATCACTAATCGTCGTTCCTTCCAACGGGGCCTTCGTATCAAATGCAACAACGATACGCGTGTTGTGATTTTTTTGGAAGTTATATTTAAGTAAGCCATTACCCAGATTTCCGACTCCTATTAGTGCAACGTTCATCGCTTCGTCCTGATCCAGAGTTTGACGGAAAAACTCGAGTAAATACTGGACATCATATCCATACCCCTTTTTACCGAGTGCTCCAAAATAAGAAAAGTCACGTCGAATCGTAGCCGAAT belongs to Solibacillus sp. FSL W7-1436 and includes:
- a CDS encoding redox-sensing transcriptional repressor Rex translates to MKQEVKIPQATTKRLPLYYRFLKNFATEGKKRISSQELSDAMKIDSATIRRDFSYFGALGKKGYGYDVQYLLEFFRQTLDQDEAMNVALIGVGNLGNGLLKYNFQKNHNTRIVVAFDTKAPLEGTTISDIPVFHPDRLEEMYEEFGAELAILTVSSRSAQMMTDRLVKINAKGILNFTPVRLSVPDTIKVMNIDLSVELQALTYLVRNSGK
- the tatC gene encoding twin-arginine translocase subunit TatC; its protein translation is MNSRELTVLEHMEELRKRLFFVAIFFVMALFIGFYTAKPLIRYIQRSDLAASFSMNAFSPADPLTVYLQVTFIVAAVIVSPLLLYQLWAFITPGLHEAERKATLKYIPYAFVLCIGGIAFAYFVLFPFIMRFMTDLSNDLNITQTIGINEFFSFLIKLIVPFAVLFQLPVVTLFLSRLGIINPKLMVKFRKYAYFVLIVISVLLAPPDLVSNIIIAIPLFVLYELSIVIARIGYRKYEVAEKERLLAEEERERELQVEELLEMQRRQMEQMNNS
- the tatA gene encoding twin-arginine translocase TatA/TatE family subunit — its product is MIVHLNAITPVSLIIIGLIALLIFGPKKLPSLGRAMGTTLREFRSATKGLTDDDDDFDTKKKVIEHKENEKNEVK